The genome window ACCCGGAACGATGACACCTCGGCGGTGGCAGCAAGGCAGATAAGTGCCATGTGAACGGAATCCTTATCCGATTGCTTCGAAAAAATTAGGGCGCGTGCCTCCTCTATCTCCTCAAGCGATAGCACACGCCGATACTTCTTCGACATTTCGAAGTATTGCATCTGCAGATTGATATCAACCTCCTCCTGAAGAATACTAAACGAATGATCCTCTCCCAAGATATCCCTGATACGCCCCAAAATATTTTCCTGCTCACCGGTATCCATCTGCCAAAGTAGATTTTTTTGAAAAATACAATATTCTCGCAACATTTTCAGGATTCTGGCATTTAACTGAAATCAAAATACCCACATTTAGCGATATACTTGCCCAGAAATTGTTTCTAAGTTTGTGACCGCAACAAAACGTGAACCCCTCAATAATATTTTGGAACCAAAGAGGAGGGGTCTATTGGTTGTTTTGGCAAAGAAAACAATGCCAAATGCGGTTATGCTAACGATTTTGCCGAATAAATATTTAAGACAACATACATAAGATACTTTTTCAGCAACTATGAAGCTATCGGAGCTACAAAATGGTGAATGCGGAATTATCACAAAGGTGATGGGGCGAGGTGCCTTTCGCAAGCGTATCACCGAAATGGGATTTGTGAAGGGGAAAAAGGTTATCGTAGTAAAAAATGCACCACTGAAGGATCCCATTGAATACAACATAATGGGCTACGATGTGTCGCTACGGCGAAGTGAAGCGGCATTGGTTGAGGTGGCCACCAAGGATGAGGCTGTAAACCTCAGCTTCGAGGGATACAACGGTACCATTACGGAGGAGGATCTTCGCGTATCGGCCAAGGTGATGGGCAAAACCATAAACGTGGCGCTAGTGGGCAACCCAAATTCGGGAAAGACCACCCTCTTTAACTTTGCCTCCGGCTCCAACGAGCGCGTAGGTAACTACTCCGGCGTTACAGTCGACTCCAAGCAGGCACACTTTCGGCACAAGGGCTACTTGTTCAAAATTACAGACCTTCCAGGGACATACTCGCTAACAGCCTACACCCCGGAGGAGGTTTTTGTGCGGAGCTATATTGCCGAAACAATTCCCGACATCATCATCAACGTGGTAGACGCCTCCAACCTTGAGCGTAACCTCTACCTCACCTCTCAGCTAATCGACATGGACGTGAAGGTGATTATTGCCCTTAATATGTTCGATGAGCTGAAGAAGAGTGGCGATAGTTTTGACTACCAATCGCTTGGAAAATTGATGGGGATTCCCATTGTGCCTACGGTGGGCAGCAAGGGTAAGGGAATTACTGAACTTTTCGACACGGCCATCAACGTATATGCCGATAAGGACAAAACCACGCGTCACCTGCACATCAACTATGGTACGGAGGTGGAGCAATCGGTAGCTGTAGTGCAAAAGTTGCTCAAGCAGGGTGATAATCTAACCATTACAAGCAAGTATTCCACTCGTTTTCTCGCCATAAAGTTGCTGGAGAAAGATAAGCATTCAAAAAAGGTTGTTGAGAGTTGCTCCAACAAGGAAGAGATACTCAACGCTGCAGCGAAGGAGATTACCCGACTGGAGTTGGTAATGGCGGAGGACAGCGAAACAATTATTACCGATGCCAAGTATGGCTTTATTGCTGGGGCACTCAAGGAGACTTTTCACGAAGGAATTCACACCCGCCGTCGCGCCACCGACGTTATCGATACCTTTTTAACCCACCAGGTGTTTGGTTTCCCCATCTTCATCTTTTTCATGTGGCTAATGTTTTACTCTACCTTCACCCTTGGCGAGTACCCCATGAACTGGATACAGGATGGTGTGAGCCTTATCTCCTCGCTACTGCAAAACCACCTACCTGCTGGGGCATTTAAGGATTTGCTAATTGGCGGCGTAATTGGTGGTGTGGGCAGTGTAATAGTGTTTCTGCCCAACATACTCATCCTCTTCTTCTTCATCTCGGTACTGGAGGACACAGGGTACATGGCTCGAGCTGCCTTTATAATGGACAAGATAATGCACAAGATTGGGCTGCACGGCAAGTCATTCATCCCGCTCATTATGGGTTTTGGATGCAACGTTCCAGCCATAATGGCGACGCGGACCATCGAGAACAGAAACAACAGGCTGCTTACAATGCTCATCAACCCATTTATGAGTTGCAGCGCTAGGCTTCCAGTATACATCCTGATAATAGGTGCAATTTTTCCCACCCACGCAGGCACAGTCCTCTTCGCCATTTATCTCCTTGGCATCCTAATGGCAATTGGTGCAGCACTAATCTTTAAGCGCACGCTGTTTCACTCAGAGGAGGTTCCGTTTGTGATGGAGCTTCCCCCCTACCGAATTCCAACTGTGCGCTCCACAGTAAAGCACATGTGGCATAAAGGTTCTCAGTATTTAAGCAAAATGGGAGGTGTTATTCTAGTAGCCGTAATCCTAATTTGGGCACTGGAATACTACCCAAAGAACGTGGAATACAGCAAACCATTCGACAAGTTAATTGAGTCAAAAACTGAGCAGCAGGCTCATGATCAAAGCATAGGAAACCCCTCGCAACAGCTAATGCAGGATATTCGAAACCTAGAGGTGCAGAAGGAAGCCGAACATCAGGAGCAGTCCTACCTAGGACAAATAGGCAAACTCATTGAGCCGGTAATCCGTCCACTTGGTTTCGACTGGAAAATGGGCGTAAGCTTGGTAGCGGGTGTGGCAGCAAAGGAGATTGTGGTTAGCACGCTTGGTGTTCTCTACCAAGTGGACAATGGCGACGACTCCAAAAAGCTCATTGATAAGCTTCGTTCGGAGAAGTATCAGGCAGGACCAAATGTTGGGCAAAAAGTGTTTACCCCAATTTCGGCGCTGGCCTTCCTGGTTTTTATCCTCATCTACTTCCCCTGCATTGCCGTAATTGCTGCCATTAAGAAGGAATCGGGTAGCTGGAAGTGGGCCGCTTTTACCATAGTCTATACCACTGGATTTGCTTGGTTCATGGCTTTTGCCACCTTCCAGCTGGGAAGCCTTATATGGGGCTAAACCATATGTAAAATATATTGTTACTTAAAAAAGAGTAAACGCCATGTTACAAGATATACTCGCCCTCACCACCGTATTTGCCGCCGCCACCTACGCAGCTTACGGCCTCTATAAAACGGTAAACATAAAGCCAAGCCAAAACGGCGGAGGATGCTGCGGTTGCTCTGCTGGAGCCGCCTGCAGCGCTAAAGGGTTGAAGAAGGTTGTTAGGGGATAGAGAATCGAAGTCGGAAGTCAGAAGTCGGGAGACCGAAGTGGTGCTGAAGCTTACCTACTGCCTATCTACCTCTCACTTACTCTTCTTCCTATTATGTCTAATCACCTTTGCCTCTATGTAGAAGATGATCTCTTCAGCAATATTCTTGGTGTGATCGCCAATTCTTTCCAACTTCTTAATAATAGTCAGCATGCCTAGGAAATTTGTAATATCCGCAGGGTGCTGTTTTATGAGTTCAGCGATGATTTGGTTAGCCATTTTATTGTTGTCGTCCAGTATCTTATCTTTTTCAAAAATTGTACTAGCCAAATTGTTGTCGTCCGTCTCGAAGGCCTCCAGTGCAGTTTTAAGCATCAGTATGGCGGTATCAAGCATCAGAATTAGATTTGTTTTTTCCAAACTTTCGCTGCTAGCTGGATTTTCCATTTCACGAATGACCTTAGCAGTGCTCCAAGCAAAATCGCCAATACGCTCGAGGTTATAATTGATTTTTAGGATGGCAAGAACAAGCCGAAGATCGTTGGCAACAGGAGAAAATAGTGCAAGAAAGTTTTCACAGTCCATGTCGACCTTAAGCTCAAAAGCATCTATGAGCTTCTCCCCTGTAGCCATTTCGTTAATTAAATCCTTATTACCCGCCTCAACAACGGCCCTCGCCTTTTGTACCTGATTGACCACGGTATCCCACATCTCAACCATATCTTTTTTCAAGCGCAGCAGCTCAGTTTCAAGGTGTGTCATATTGGTCTCGGAATCTTTTGTTTGTTTTGCAATGTTACTCATTTTTGCAGTTTTTTAGAGGTTCAAAAGTTGAAAATTGGAGTTCGGATCAATGGCAACAATATCTTGAAAAATCCAAAAGCCTCAACTCTAGCCAAACCGTCCGGTGATGTAGTTTTGTGTTTGTACCTTTTTGGGGTTTGTAAATATGGTTTTTGTTTTATCCCACTCCGTAAGCTCGCCCATGTAAAAAAAGGCTGTATCATCACTTATTCGTCCTGCCTGCTGCATGTTATGGGTAACAATCACTATCGTGTAATTGCTTTTCAAGGCTAGCAGCAGCTCTTCTATCTTGGCCGTGGATATGGGATCTAGGGCCGAGGTGGGTTCATCGAGCAGTAGAATTGAAGGTTTCATGGCAATGGAGCGAGCAATGCACAACCGTTGCTGCTGTCCACCCGACAAAAAGGTCCCCTTTTTGTGCAAATTGTCTTTAACCTCATCCCAAAGAACCGCCTTTCGCAACGACTCTTCCACCAGCTCCTCCTTTTCCAATTTCGATAGCTTATACCTGTTTAGCGTGTATCCAGCAATAACATTCTCAAAAATGTTCATCGTATTAAATGGATTTGGGCGCTGAAACACCATCCCAACACTTCGCCTTAAAAGGGTGGCATTGTAGGAGAAAATATCTTCATCGTTGATATAGATCTTCCCAGTTGAATAGGCATTTTCGGTAAGTTCGTGCATTCGATTAATGCAGCGGATAAATGTTGACTTTCCACAACCGGAGGGTCCCATTATGGCAGTTATGGTGTTCTTTGGAATTTCGATGCTTACGTCTTTTAAAACGTGCGCATCTCCAAAAAAAGCATTGAGGTTTTCCGTTTTTAAAATTGTACTTTCCATCTTTTCTCTGCTAGTTTTGTCAATATGTTCAGAAATAGAATAATTACCACTAGAATGAATGAAGCCCCCCAGGCTAAGTTATGCCAATCCTCATATGGGCTAGTGGCATAGTTGAAGATAACAAGGGGTAAGCTGGCTGTTGGTTTTAAAATATTTGTGTTGAGGAATGGATTTCCAAAGGCAGTGAAAAGAAGTGGTGCAGTTTCACCTGCAACCCTAGCAATTCCAAGAATTATACCATTCAGTATACCACTTAATCCAGCCGGAATTATAACGCTTATCATGGTTTTGTAGTAGGGAACACCCAGCGATAGCGCAGCTTCCTTGAATGAGGATGGCACCATCTTCAGCGTTTCCTCCGTCGATTTAATTATGGATGGAAGCATCATAATGGCAAGTGCAATACTCCCAGATAGGGAGGTAAAGGTGCCAAATGGCTTCACAACCCATATGTAGATAATAATTCCTATCACAATGGAAGGGATGCCCTGCAATACATCCACAGCTAAGTGGGCCAAGTTATATATTCGTGTTCGCGATTGCTCGGCAAAGTATACCCCTGTGGTAACCCCTATTGGAATTGCAATTAAAGCAGCCACGGAGATAATCATTACACTTCCAACTATGGCATTAAAGATGCCCCCGCCAACTTCCCCTACCGGTTTTGGAAGGCTGGTTAAGAAATTCCAGTTGATCACTGAAATACCCTGTTTGAATATATAAGCCAAGATAGCCAACAGCGGGATTACGGAAAGAACTGTCAAAAGGATAATCAAAAATTTGAAGATCAAATTTCTGGCCTCTCTAAAGGTGAAATACTTTTTCATTAGTTCTCAAATCGTTTAATAATTCTCACCCCAATAATATTGATGATTGTAGTAACCACAAATAACACCAGACCCGTTTCGATTAGGGCAGAAAAGTATATTTTCCCGGTTGCCTCGGTAAATTCATTGGCAATAACGCTAGCCATTGTGTTTCCTGTATCGAAAATACTTTTGGGAATAATCTGCGTATTTCCAATAAGCATGGTAACTGCCATGGTTTCACCTAGGGCCCTTCCAAGAGCCAGCAAAATACCTGCTGACATTCCTGACCTGATGTATGGTATGATCACAAACCTAACCACCTCGAAGCGCGTAGCCCCAAGTGCATATGCTGCCTCTTTAAGGTGTAAGGGAACCATGCTAATTACCAGCCGGATGAGCGATGCCGAAAATGGCGTAATCATTATGGCTAGAATTATGGATGCGGCAAGAATTCCCACTCCCGAAGGAACAGCCCCCATCCGCATTTCGATGGCTCGCACAATTGGAACAATGGTGAAAATACCCCAAAAGCCCAATATTACTGAGGGAATTCCAGCCAAGAGCTCAACTGCATTTTTTATTAATCCGCTTATCCAGCCCCGTGGATAGTATTCACCCAAAAACAGTCCAATGGCCAAAGCAAAGGGAGTTGAAATGAGAATGGCTAGTGCAGATGTCATCAATGTACCCGCCAGGAAAGGAAGGGCACCAAACTCGTTAGCAACAGGATCCCAAACTTTCTGATATAGGAATTTTAGACCAATGGCTTGAATGGATGGAAGCGACGATACAAGAAGGGTGAGAAAAATGCTTATAAGAAGGACAATAAGCAGAATAGCTGACAATGACAGAGTCTTACGAAAGGCAGCCTCGCGAAAGTTTAGGCTTCTTATATTAGCGTTGGAATGAACTTGTTGGAGCATTCTAAATTTGTTGTTTCATTATAAACAATAGCAGTGCTATTTTTCTTGTAACTGTTTGATTAATTTATGAAAAAAAATATAAGCGTATGCCCCAAAATGGGGCACAACGCTCATAAACCATAAATCCTAAAAATATTTACATTAAAGGGGTGCCTCCAAAATTTACCTTCTTAAGTTGGTTCAGGGCAGCATCTTGGGCCTCCTTTGGTAGGGGAGCGTAGATGAGACCCGGAGCAAATTGTTGACCAGTGGTAATCATCCAATCAATTAGCGATACCGTTGCTTTAGCTTGCTCCTTGGTTCTGTCACCATACGATTGGTTTACATACAGGATAATGTAGGTAAAGCTGCTAATAGGATAACCATCCTTTGCATCGGTGTTGGTAAGAGAAACTCTCAGATCCTCGGGCAATGTTACAGCTGCTGCAGCACTGATTGATGGGATGGATGCCTCAATAAACTCCCCCGACTTGTTTTGGATCATTGCCGATGCCATCTTATTTTGCATAACATAGGCGAGTTCAACGTAGCCAATGCTTCCAGGAGTTTGTTTTACCATACCGCCAACGCCCTCATTGCCTTTTGCACCGATACCAACTGGCCAGTCGAGTGCTTTTCCTTTTCCAGGCTTGGTATTCCAGTCGCTGCTAACCTTGCTCAGGTAGTCGGAGAATACGTAGGTAGTTCCACTTCCGTCGGAACGGTGAACCACTGAAATGGCTAGGTCGGGGAGATTTGCTGATGGATTTAGGGAGGTCAACCGCTTGTCGTTCCACTTGGTAATTTTCCCGAGAAAAATGTCGGCAATCACGTCTGGGGTGAGCTTAAGCTGTGGATTACCAGGTAGATTATAGGTAATCATCACTGCTCCAAGGCAGGTTGGAATGTGGACAATTGGAGATGGCATTGATTTCATCTCTTCATCGCTTAGTGGCGCATCGGAAGCACCAAAATCAACGGTTTTGTTTTGTAGCTGCTTTATTCCGCCACCCGAACCAATGGATTGGTAGTTAATTTTTACACCATTTGCCTTGTTATACTCATCGAACATCTTTGAATATAACGGATAAGGAAAGGTTGCTCCGGCACCAATCAATTCTTGGCTTCCGCTATTATTAGTTTTTTGATTCCCAGAGCAGGATGCCAAGGCTAGCACTGCGGCTAAACCCCAGAATAATTTGTTAATTTTCATCTGTCTCATATTAGTGTGCGTTTATATTCCATTACTTGAAAATGACATAGAAGGTAAGCCTCACTGTCATGTCATAATTACTCTTGACTAAGCCAGAAACATTATCCAGCTTGCTCTTGTAGGTGTTCAACCAAACGTTGGGCATGAAATGTACATTCTTATTGGGGGTAAAATCAAGCCCACCCGTAAAAAATTTCTCGGTGTAAAGGTTAACCGTATATGGCTTAGCTACAGGGTAACGATCGGAGCTGCTATACTTGGTATCGGGATTATAGCTATCGTAACGGGCAAAAAAGTTCAACTTGTTCTTAATGATTCTCCCCTTTACAAAGGCACTGAAGGCAAATGGAACAACATTTGCATTTACCTGCGAGCCATTTACCGAGTCCACCTTGTAATTCTTCTGCAGCTGATTAACAACCTCTATGCCAACCGTTATAGGATCTGTTTGGTATGCCACAAACCCTTTAATGGTTGTTTTGGATTGGGTTGGGGAAGAAATTTCATGGTCGCTTGTAAGATCAAGGATTATTTTTTGATCCATCAGCTTGGCGTATACCTCACCGTAGAACTTTTTATACCTATTGTTCTCCAGTTTCTGAGCCGTGCCGTTGCCAATCATAAAGTTGTAGCCATAGCTGCCTTTGTCATCTAGCTTTCCCTGCCATGCAACGCCCATGTCGGTAGAGCAACCTAACCCTCGCATGTCTGCAACTGTTTTCTCAATGCTGCGGTAACCCCAAACCTTTTCCGACATCATGGCAAAAGTGGGTGTGGCAGTTTGCCCAATAACCAAATCGTTGTTGTGAACAATGTTCTTCCAGCGGAGGTTGGCCGCCTTAACGTAGACCATGCGGTCACCAGTTCCGTTCACAACATCACCCTCGTGGGCCAGTATTAACTCCGTGGAGAAATCCTCGCTTATGTTGTAGCTGTATCCAAGGTATATCCTACGAAAGTCAAAGGCATTAAAATCCTTTGGGTAAAACTTTCCGGCATACTGCGTCTTTCCACGGTTGAGGGAGTCGGCGTGCGTTTTCAGATAGTAATCACCAAATGCATAGCCCCATACCTTTCCCGAAGGTTTGAAATCGGAAGTTGTTGTGTAGGTAGTTGGCAGTTGAGAAGTGGTGGCGTTGGTGGTTGGCTGAGGAGGAGTGGTAGTCTGTGCTTTGGTAAGCGTTGTTGGTAACATAAAAATAGTTAGGGCAACTATCTTTGTTTTGGATTTTTTTGGCATACGTTCTTTAAAAAATTTTCATACAATGAGTTGGGCGCATTAATTTGTTGCAAAATTGAGGTTAACGCATTAACTGAATATTAAGTACCCATGAAGTAATTCTGAATTATTCGATGATGGAATGGCTGAAATGGCTAGAAAAATCAAGGAAAAGCTATGCACTGCTAAGCAGGTAACATTCTCTTAATGTAGAAAGTGAAAGTGTGAATTGGTACGTCAGCAACCTTTTTTCCTAAAAACCAAGTGTCCGAAACCGCTAATTACCTGTCGAATGACGGAAAAGTGACGAGTGACAGAGTTACAGGTTACAAAAAAAGACAGGAGTCCGAAGTCCGCAGTTGTTGTCACGTCCTGAAAGTTGCCTGCAACAGGTACTTGCCTAGGCACTCTTGCTGAGCACTAAGGAAATGAACTACAGTAGGTAAATATTAGGATCAACCTCCACTTTTTATTAATAAGTTTGCAGCTTCGTTTTACAAGCATCAATGCCATGAATGAGAGGATATGGAATAAAGATTTGATATTCCTGATACTGTCCAACTTCTTGATGTACATCACCTACTATGCCATACTTTCGGCCCTGCCCATCTATTTGGTCAACAACCTCCATGCCTCAAAAGTGCAGGTGGGAGTGGTTGTTGGGGTATATACCATTGCCTCGGTAATGGTGCGCCCTTTTTCGGGTTTTGCGCTCGACCGATTTGGGCGACGCACCATCTTCCTGCTGGCTCTAATAATTTACACCTTGCTATTTGCGGGCTACCTAGTTGCCATAACCATTACATCCATAATTTTGCTTCGGTTTGCGCAAGGGCTTGTATGGGGATTTACCACCGTTTCGGGATCGACCATTGCGGTTGACATTATTCCGGTGGCCAAAAGAGGCGAAGGCATCGGATACTTTGCGCTATCGACAACCCTAGGAATGTCCGTTGGCCCAATTATCGGGCTATTTGTATGCCACCACTGGGGATACATGGCCATGTTTGTTTCGGGGTGTTTTATAAGTGTTGCAAGCCTTGCATGTGCCTACAGCGTACACCTGCGTAAACGGTTTGTGGTTGGCAAACGGATAGCGCTAAAATGGAACAGCCTGTTCGATAAAAACTCCATCCAGCCGTCGATAAATGTATTTATCACCATGATTGCCTACGGTGGGTTACTGTCGTTTATTGCCCTTTACGGCCAGGAGATAGGCATTAAGAACACCTCCCTATACTTCCTTATTTTCTCCATTGGTATAGCTGCAGCACGGCTTACCGCCGGAAAGGTGTTTGACCGAAATGGTCCGCGAAAGATTATTACGCTATGCCTGATTTTGCTCATGATAGGATTTCCCATGCTGGCCATGGCAAAAAGCCCGCTGCTATTCTTTCTCTCGGCCATAGTTATTGGATTTGGCAACGGGGTAATATTCCCAACCTTCCAGTCGATGGTGAATAACCTCGCCGATTCTGTGCACCGTGGAGCAGCCAATTCAACACTTTACACGGCTGTAGACCTCGGAATGGGGCTTGGAATGATTACGGCTGGGCTAATAGCCGAGCACATCTCCCTCTCATTTATCTTTTGGGTAAATGCCGCAGTGGGTGCCGCCGGGTTACTGTTCTTCAGGCTCTTTGTGCTAAAAGCGTACGAGAGTCGATACAAGCAATAAACCTACACCTACATTACGACCATTCCATAAAGAATGGATCAAAATCCAGCATTCCAACTTTAGCAATCTAGGCCTACGCAAAGGGCCCGCCAGAGTTGGCGAGCCCAGATTGATGCTATGTTCTTGTGCTACTACTTAGCTAAAATCGCTGGACAATAGGACAGGCACAGCATAGAGTAGCAATCCATAAGAAACGGACCAGCAACGCCACGCTGTAAAAGCTGCCTCAGCTCACCTCATCGTACCCACTCTTTATCACTGTAGAAATCATTTTAAACCGCACGTTGGCCACAATTGTATTGTACGAATGTGCCGGAATAATGATGGACTGGCCCGTTTCGAGATGGCTTGATGTCCCGTCAATAATAACCTCTGCCCTTCCATCGATTATCTGAATAAAGTTATCAAAGGGCGATGACCTATCGGTGAGCGTTTCGCCCGAATCGAACGAAGCGGCGCTTACCTTGCCCGTAGTCTTCTTTATTATGGTTTTAATAACCACCGAATTTGGAACGTACTCAATGATTTCCACTATGATAAAAGTTTTTGATCTATCTACCTCAACGCTGTCCATTATTCCTTGGTATTTCACCTAATTTAAATTGAAACTTGCGCATTTGCTAGCTCCTGTGCCTGCCCAATCCAATTATCTCGTTCAATTCGTTCAGGAGAAATGTCCAAGGCTTCGGCAAGGGATTTCACGTCATCTGCAGTTAACCTACCAATCTGAGTAAAGGTATAAATATCAATCAGATTAAGCCTCTCCTCAATCCATAAACTGATTCCTTTTATTAGAGTCAAGTTATTGGCTTGATGCTTAAGGGCTGACCCAATTCTGGCGTAGGAAATTTTGTTTTTTTGTTCCTTAACTTTATTAAGAAGAGCGGCCTTCTTTCCCTCTATTTTCACGAGCTCCTTCGCCTGAGGTATCCACTCATCTCGCTCAATCCGTCCAGGAAAGTACTCAATGGCTTCGGTAACCAGCTCAATGTCCTCGTCGT of Williamwhitmania sp. contains these proteins:
- the pstS gene encoding phosphate ABC transporter substrate-binding protein PstS; this encodes MKINKLFWGLAAVLALASCSGNQKTNNSGSQELIGAGATFPYPLYSKMFDEYNKANGVKINYQSIGSGGGIKQLQNKTVDFGASDAPLSDEEMKSMPSPIVHIPTCLGAVMITYNLPGNPQLKLTPDVIADIFLGKITKWNDKRLTSLNPSANLPDLAISVVHRSDGSGTTYVFSDYLSKVSSDWNTKPGKGKALDWPVGIGAKGNEGVGGMVKQTPGSIGYVELAYVMQNKMASAMIQNKSGEFIEASIPSISAAAAVTLPEDLRVSLTNTDAKDGYPISSFTYIILYVNQSYGDRTKEQAKATVSLIDWMITTGQQFAPGLIYAPLPKEAQDAALNQLKKVNFGGTPLM
- the pstC gene encoding phosphate ABC transporter permease subunit PstC; protein product: MLQQVHSNANIRSLNFREAAFRKTLSLSAILLIVLLISIFLTLLVSSLPSIQAIGLKFLYQKVWDPVANEFGALPFLAGTLMTSALAILISTPFALAIGLFLGEYYPRGWISGLIKNAVELLAGIPSVILGFWGIFTIVPIVRAIEMRMGAVPSGVGILAASIILAIMITPFSASLIRLVISMVPLHLKEAAYALGATRFEVVRFVIIPYIRSGMSAGILLALGRALGETMAVTMLIGNTQIIPKSIFDTGNTMASVIANEFTEATGKIYFSALIETGLVLFVVTTIINIIGVRIIKRFEN
- the phoU gene encoding phosphate signaling complex protein PhoU, encoding MSNIAKQTKDSETNMTHLETELLRLKKDMVEMWDTVVNQVQKARAVVEAGNKDLINEMATGEKLIDAFELKVDMDCENFLALFSPVANDLRLVLAILKINYNLERIGDFAWSTAKVIREMENPASSESLEKTNLILMLDTAILMLKTALEAFETDDNNLASTIFEKDKILDDNNKMANQIIAELIKQHPADITNFLGMLTIIKKLERIGDHTKNIAEEIIFYIEAKVIRHNRKKSK
- the pstA gene encoding phosphate ABC transporter permease PstA produces the protein MKKYFTFREARNLIFKFLIILLTVLSVIPLLAILAYIFKQGISVINWNFLTSLPKPVGEVGGGIFNAIVGSVMIISVAALIAIPIGVTTGVYFAEQSRTRIYNLAHLAVDVLQGIPSIVIGIIIYIWVVKPFGTFTSLSGSIALAIMMLPSIIKSTEETLKMVPSSFKEAALSLGVPYYKTMISVIIPAGLSGILNGIILGIARVAGETAPLLFTAFGNPFLNTNILKPTASLPLVIFNYATSPYEDWHNLAWGASFILVVIILFLNILTKLAEKRWKVQF
- a CDS encoding cupin domain-containing protein, which gives rise to MKYQGIMDSVEVDRSKTFIIVEIIEYVPNSVVIKTIIKKTTGKVSAASFDSGETLTDRSSPFDNFIQIIDGRAEVIIDGTSSHLETGQSIIIPAHSYNTIVANVRFKMISTVIKSGYDEVS
- the pstB gene encoding phosphate ABC transporter ATP-binding protein PstB, coding for MESTILKTENLNAFFGDAHVLKDVSIEIPKNTITAIMGPSGCGKSTFIRCINRMHELTENAYSTGKIYINDEDIFSYNATLLRRSVGMVFQRPNPFNTMNIFENVIAGYTLNRYKLSKLEKEELVEESLRKAVLWDEVKDNLHKKGTFLSGGQQQRLCIARSIAMKPSILLLDEPTSALDPISTAKIEELLLALKSNYTIVIVTHNMQQAGRISDDTAFFYMGELTEWDKTKTIFTNPKKVQTQNYITGRFG
- the feoB gene encoding ferrous iron transport protein B → MKLSELQNGECGIITKVMGRGAFRKRITEMGFVKGKKVIVVKNAPLKDPIEYNIMGYDVSLRRSEAALVEVATKDEAVNLSFEGYNGTITEEDLRVSAKVMGKTINVALVGNPNSGKTTLFNFASGSNERVGNYSGVTVDSKQAHFRHKGYLFKITDLPGTYSLTAYTPEEVFVRSYIAETIPDIIINVVDASNLERNLYLTSQLIDMDVKVIIALNMFDELKKSGDSFDYQSLGKLMGIPIVPTVGSKGKGITELFDTAINVYADKDKTTRHLHINYGTEVEQSVAVVQKLLKQGDNLTITSKYSTRFLAIKLLEKDKHSKKVVESCSNKEEILNAAAKEITRLELVMAEDSETIITDAKYGFIAGALKETFHEGIHTRRRATDVIDTFLTHQVFGFPIFIFFMWLMFYSTFTLGEYPMNWIQDGVSLISSLLQNHLPAGAFKDLLIGGVIGGVGSVIVFLPNILILFFFISVLEDTGYMARAAFIMDKIMHKIGLHGKSFIPLIMGFGCNVPAIMATRTIENRNNRLLTMLINPFMSCSARLPVYILIIGAIFPTHAGTVLFAIYLLGILMAIGAALIFKRTLFHSEEVPFVMELPPYRIPTVRSTVKHMWHKGSQYLSKMGGVILVAVILIWALEYYPKNVEYSKPFDKLIESKTEQQAHDQSIGNPSQQLMQDIRNLEVQKEAEHQEQSYLGQIGKLIEPVIRPLGFDWKMGVSLVAGVAAKEIVVSTLGVLYQVDNGDDSKKLIDKLRSEKYQAGPNVGQKVFTPISALAFLVFILIYFPCIAVIAAIKKESGSWKWAAFTIVYTTGFAWFMAFATFQLGSLIWG
- a CDS encoding MFS transporter codes for the protein MNERIWNKDLIFLILSNFLMYITYYAILSALPIYLVNNLHASKVQVGVVVGVYTIASVMVRPFSGFALDRFGRRTIFLLALIIYTLLFAGYLVAITITSIILLRFAQGLVWGFTTVSGSTIAVDIIPVAKRGEGIGYFALSTTLGMSVGPIIGLFVCHHWGYMAMFVSGCFISVASLACAYSVHLRKRFVVGKRIALKWNSLFDKNSIQPSINVFITMIAYGGLLSFIALYGQEIGIKNTSLYFLIFSIGIAAARLTAGKVFDRNGPRKIITLCLILLMIGFPMLAMAKSPLLFFLSAIVIGFGNGVIFPTFQSMVNNLADSVHRGAANSTLYTAVDLGMGLGMITAGLIAEHISLSFIFWVNAAVGAAGLLFFRLFVLKAYESRYKQ